A part of Limibacillus halophilus genomic DNA contains:
- a CDS encoding nucleotidyltransferase family protein produces MRPKRAMVLAAGYGLRMRPLTDKTPKPLLPVQGRSLLERILDRLAEAGVEEAVINLHHLGEQIEQRLSDRKKPKIRFSWEREEVLETGGGVAKALPLLGDEPFFVINGDVLWLNGYQQALHRLADAWDARQMDALLLVHSTPYAVGYEGKGDFFLAADGRLLRRSPEEVAPFVFAGIQILHPRLFEGAPEGPFSLNRIYDRAAESETLFGLRHDGEWFHIGTPGSLKETEELFDSRDFPIVLR; encoded by the coding sequence ATGAGGCCTAAGCGCGCAATGGTTCTGGCGGCCGGGTACGGCCTACGCATGCGCCCTTTGACCGACAAAACTCCCAAACCGTTGCTGCCGGTTCAAGGTCGCAGTCTTTTGGAACGCATCCTCGACCGCCTTGCCGAAGCCGGTGTCGAAGAGGCCGTCATCAACCTCCACCACCTCGGAGAGCAAATCGAGCAACGTCTAAGCGATCGCAAGAAACCCAAGATTCGATTCTCTTGGGAGCGTGAAGAAGTCCTGGAAACCGGTGGCGGTGTCGCTAAGGCCCTGCCGCTATTGGGCGACGAGCCGTTTTTTGTGATCAATGGCGACGTGCTGTGGCTGAATGGTTATCAGCAAGCGCTGCACCGGTTGGCCGATGCCTGGGACGCTCGGCAAATGGACGCGCTGCTGCTTGTCCACTCGACACCTTATGCGGTCGGGTATGAGGGTAAGGGTGATTTCTTTCTTGCGGCTGACGGACGTCTTTTGCGCCGCTCGCCCGAGGAGGTGGCGCCGTTTGTTTTTGCAGGCATTCAAATTCTACACCCGCGCCTGTTCGAAGGTGCTCCTGAAGGACCCTTCTCGCTCAATCGAATCTATGATCGTGCGGCGGAGTCCGAGACGCTGTTTGGGCTGCGTCACGATGGCGAGTGGTTCCATATCGGCACACCTGGAAGTCTGAAGGAAACCGAGGAGCTGTTTGATTCCCGAGACTTTCCCATCGTTCTCAGATAG
- the tsaE gene encoding tRNA (adenosine(37)-N6)-threonylcarbamoyltransferase complex ATPase subunit type 1 TsaE: MIDPSDTAIHQEQLPDEAATVAFAKRLARLAAPGDVFALFGDLGAGKTALARAFINALPDESGQPCAEEVPSPTFTLVQQYQRKPGLVWHFDLYRIEEAEEVWELDFEDALASGISLIEWPERLAGLLPTTALRILLEVAPSTSAPAGRRISLYGANTWKDRWASLDEGA, encoded by the coding sequence ATGATCGATCCGAGCGACACCGCAATCCATCAAGAGCAGCTACCCGACGAAGCGGCGACGGTTGCCTTTGCAAAGCGGTTGGCGCGCCTGGCGGCGCCTGGTGATGTCTTTGCGCTCTTCGGCGATCTGGGTGCGGGGAAAACGGCCCTGGCGCGTGCCTTTATCAATGCATTGCCCGACGAGTCCGGGCAACCCTGCGCAGAGGAGGTGCCGAGCCCGACCTTTACCCTTGTCCAGCAGTATCAGCGCAAGCCCGGACTTGTATGGCACTTTGACCTTTATCGGATCGAGGAGGCGGAAGAGGTCTGGGAGCTTGATTTTGAGGATGCGTTGGCCAGCGGTATCAGCCTCATCGAATGGCCTGAACGGTTGGCAGGATTGTTGCCAACGACGGCCCTTCGGATTCTGCTGGAGGTTGCGCCGTCCACGAGCGCTCCCGCCGGTCGGCGGATCAGCCTCTATGGGGCCAACACCTGGAAGGATCGCTGGGCCTCCCTCGATGAAGGCGCATGA
- a CDS encoding ribonuclease activity regulator RraA, whose product MAETVTLTADQRDQLTRISTATLTTVLLKKGLRNNYLRGPLPLMEDQGRIVGEAFTMRFVPMREDLATPESWSSPRSTRAAIEEMPDGAVVVIDAMGVDDAGVFGDILCARMAVRGVAALVTDGVLRDGEGVVSSGLAVWCRGIAAPPSIAGLTFVGWQEPIACGGVAIFPGDVIVADGDGAVLIPKAMVAQVIEAGAEQELLEAWLLSEVKAGAKLPGLYPPNEETRKRYEAWKATQE is encoded by the coding sequence ATGGCTGAGACCGTGACCTTAACAGCCGATCAGCGCGATCAGTTGACGCGCATTTCAACAGCGACCCTGACGACGGTTCTGCTCAAAAAAGGTTTGCGGAATAATTACCTGCGCGGCCCGTTGCCCTTGATGGAAGATCAAGGACGCATTGTCGGTGAGGCCTTCACGATGCGATTCGTGCCGATGCGCGAGGACTTGGCGACGCCGGAAAGCTGGTCGTCCCCGCGTTCGACCCGCGCCGCGATCGAAGAGATGCCGGACGGCGCCGTCGTGGTGATCGATGCCATGGGCGTCGACGATGCGGGCGTGTTTGGCGATATCCTCTGCGCGCGCATGGCCGTGCGCGGCGTCGCCGCGCTTGTGACAGACGGTGTACTTCGCGACGGCGAGGGCGTGGTCAGCAGCGGTTTGGCTGTCTGGTGCCGTGGCATTGCGGCGCCGCCTTCCATAGCGGGCCTGACCTTTGTTGGATGGCAGGAGCCGATAGCCTGTGGCGGTGTTGCGATCTTTCCGGGCGATGTGATCGTGGCTGATGGCGATGGCGCCGTGCTGATCCCCAAAGCAATGGTTGCCCAGGTTATCGAGGCCGGAGCGGAGCAGGAACTCTTGGAAGCCTGGTTGCTTTCCGAGGTTAAGGCTGGCGCCAAACTTCCCGGGCTTTATCCGCCGAACGAGGAAACCCGCAAGCGTTACGAGGCCTGGAAAGCAACACAGGAGTAA
- the trxA gene encoding thioredoxin TrxA — MSTTKISDTSFDQDVLKAEGPVIVDFWAEWCGPCKSIGPALEEIAAEKQGAVTIAKLNIDDNPQTPQKYGVRGIPTLMLFKNGQVAATKVGALPKQQLLAWVEENI, encoded by the coding sequence ATGAGCACCACGAAGATTAGCGATACCAGTTTCGATCAGGACGTTCTGAAAGCAGAAGGTCCGGTGATCGTTGATTTCTGGGCCGAATGGTGCGGGCCTTGCAAATCGATTGGTCCGGCCCTCGAAGAGATCGCTGCAGAGAAGCAGGGCGCCGTGACGATTGCCAAGCTGAATATTGATGACAATCCGCAAACTCCGCAGAAGTACGGAGTCCGTGGGATTCCAACCTTGATGCTTTTCAAGAATGGTCAGGTTGCCGCCACCAAAGTCGGCGCGCTTCCCAAACAACAGTTGCTGGCTTGGGTCGAGGAAAACATCTGA
- a CDS encoding NAD(P)/FAD-dependent oxidoreductase, giving the protein MSNVQEGEVAIIGAGPVGLFAVFELGMLKITAHVIDALDGPGGQCSALYPEKPIYDIPAHPEIMAADLIGKLTEQATPFAPVYHYGQQVVGLEQQTDGRWLLETSKGTRLLVKAVMIAGGVGAFGPNRPPLAGIECYENAGPGLGVRYMVTQRENYRGKRIVIAGGGDSAVDWALSLAELAEKVYVVHRRPKFRAAPESVARLNQLAEQGSVVEMVIPYQLRGLQGDGSLLEAVIVADLAGNERRLDADVLLPFFGLSMNLGPIADWGLALEHGHITVTPETCQTNLQGVYAIGDIADYPGKLKLILCGFSEAAMAAHAIRSQLHPDEELHWEYSTTKGVPGE; this is encoded by the coding sequence ATGAGCAACGTCCAGGAAGGTGAAGTCGCTATCATCGGCGCAGGACCGGTGGGCCTCTTCGCAGTGTTTGAACTGGGAATGCTCAAGATCACGGCGCATGTGATCGATGCTTTGGACGGTCCTGGCGGCCAATGCTCCGCTCTGTATCCGGAAAAACCGATCTACGATATTCCTGCCCACCCGGAGATCATGGCTGCCGATCTGATCGGAAAGCTAACCGAGCAGGCCACACCCTTCGCCCCCGTTTATCATTATGGGCAGCAAGTTGTGGGCCTGGAGCAGCAGACTGATGGTCGCTGGCTCCTGGAAACTTCCAAAGGGACTCGGCTTCTTGTCAAAGCCGTCATGATCGCTGGTGGCGTCGGGGCTTTCGGGCCGAATCGCCCCCCACTGGCGGGGATCGAGTGTTACGAGAACGCGGGGCCCGGACTGGGTGTGCGCTACATGGTCACCCAGCGCGAAAACTATCGCGGTAAGCGCATCGTGATTGCCGGCGGCGGCGATTCGGCCGTCGACTGGGCACTTTCCTTGGCCGAACTGGCCGAGAAGGTATATGTCGTCCACCGCCGCCCAAAGTTCCGGGCCGCGCCTGAGAGCGTTGCCCGTTTGAACCAACTCGCCGAACAAGGGTCAGTGGTTGAGATGGTCATCCCCTATCAGCTCCGAGGGCTCCAGGGCGATGGCAGTCTACTGGAAGCCGTGATCGTCGCGGATTTGGCGGGCAACGAACGCCGCTTGGATGCGGATGTCCTGCTGCCTTTCTTTGGTCTCTCGATGAACCTGGGCCCAATCGCCGACTGGGGCCTGGCGCTGGAGCACGGCCACATCACTGTGACGCCCGAAACCTGCCAGACCAACTTGCAGGGCGTCTACGCCATCGGCGATATCGCCGACTATCCTGGCAAGCTAAAATTGATCCTGTGCGGATTCTCAGAAGCCGCTATGGCCGCTCACGCAATCCGCAGCCAACTTCATCCAGATGAAGAGCTGCATTGGGAGTATTCAACGACCAAGGGCGTACCGGGCGAGTAA
- the addA gene encoding double-strand break repair helicase AddA — protein sequence MSQSLQGATKAAYDKTSANQKVGADPSLSVWVGASAGSGKTQVLSDRVLRLLLAGSSPTRLLCLTFTKAAAAEMEKRIAGRLSSWTAASLGDLELSLEKLLGRFPHPEETTRARSLFAQMLDAPGGLKIQTIHSFCQSILSRFPLEAGITPNFEALDERSAQELLARAREEVLEAVYRAAPASEPWAFDLHQALHYLAGGLGEEDFAKLLSGVTSHKDRLRLMVEGFGGLEHAVVEIYRRLDLTPDLTQEALVAEAGAEGNFNRAGLTRLAEAYGSGTPSEQTRGAALADWLAGGHLDPQSFAGYCALFLTKDGEPRKSLLTKALHEAHPELLEVAQTEAARLIAVRQRAAALGEAVQTAALLRLGWHMTEAYQRAKRAAVALDYDDMILLVRDLLDRPGVSSWVHYKLDGGIDHVLVDEAQDTSPPQWQVIEGLIEEFFTGMGASEDRSSGELPPRSLFVVGDPKQSIFGFQGAAPRLFSEKNRTYEQRAREAERPFASLTLDMSFRSTQPILDAVDAVFDRDGMEQGVSFDETWRPHKAYRAGQAGSVELWPPVEPEEETPLDPWAPPLVPQERRLPRTRLAELIAAKIHYWTRDPAGKSDPACRLAARDRRLRPGDFMVLVQRRNAFVSELVRALKSRDVPVAGVDRMRLMEQLPIMDLVAFGNFLLLPEDDLTLATVLKGPLVNFDEQQLAELCWARKGSLWRALAARKDDDPAFAVAFEFLSEQLGKVDHLDPYELYQGLLSANQGRRQILARLGPEANDPLDEFLALALEYSRQHAPSLQGLLHWLNADGREIKRDLEQSQGVVRIMTVHAAKGLQAPVVFLPDTFGSDKHDRSLLWLEGATKGGNEPPLCLLPGASKQRSALSAALLAEKETESLEERRRLLYVAMTRAEDRLIVCGYKGKQNNRREPWYDLVKAGLEAMDPPAVQQEFDFSEFLGENGWRGPGLVISSDQQGAPKTDAGTTVRSRPVALPDWALRKPQKESSPSRPLAPSRPSEIEPAVISPLGTDETSRFKRGLLVHRLLQTLPDLPEEQRRVRGLAFLQQPLHGLSTEDAEALLAETLAVIAAPAFAAVFGPGSRAEVPVTGCIEKSDGTHDVISARIDRLVVTDSEVLIIDYKSNRPAAKTEADVPGVYLHQMASYRALLLKIYPSKDVRCALLWTEGPRLMQLTQARLLEHAP from the coding sequence ATGAGCCAGTCACTCCAAGGCGCGACGAAAGCAGCCTACGACAAGACCAGCGCGAACCAGAAAGTGGGCGCTGACCCAAGTTTGTCGGTATGGGTTGGTGCCTCCGCCGGCAGTGGCAAGACCCAAGTTCTGAGTGATCGGGTCTTACGGCTATTGCTGGCTGGATCGTCGCCGACCCGCTTGCTTTGTCTAACCTTCACCAAGGCCGCCGCAGCGGAAATGGAAAAGCGCATCGCGGGTCGGCTTTCCTCCTGGACGGCAGCATCGCTGGGTGATCTTGAGCTGTCATTGGAGAAGCTTCTGGGCCGGTTTCCGCACCCGGAGGAAACGACCAGGGCGCGCAGTCTTTTTGCGCAGATGCTGGATGCCCCAGGCGGCCTTAAAATTCAGACCATCCATAGCTTTTGCCAGTCGATCCTGAGCCGTTTTCCGTTGGAGGCGGGGATTACGCCGAACTTCGAGGCGCTTGATGAACGCAGCGCCCAGGAACTGCTGGCGCGTGCGCGCGAGGAGGTGCTGGAGGCCGTTTATCGCGCCGCGCCCGCGTCTGAACCCTGGGCTTTTGACCTCCACCAAGCGCTGCATTACCTGGCGGGCGGGTTGGGTGAGGAGGATTTTGCCAAGCTGTTGTCGGGGGTGACATCCCATAAGGACCGGCTCCGCTTAATGGTGGAAGGCTTCGGCGGCCTGGAGCATGCCGTGGTCGAAATCTATCGGCGTCTCGACCTCACGCCTGATCTCACGCAAGAGGCGTTGGTGGCCGAGGCGGGCGCCGAGGGTAACTTTAACCGGGCGGGCTTGACCCGGCTCGCCGAAGCCTATGGCAGCGGCACTCCATCGGAGCAGACTCGGGGAGCTGCCCTTGCCGACTGGTTGGCCGGCGGGCATCTCGATCCGCAATCATTTGCCGGGTACTGCGCTCTTTTTCTCACCAAGGACGGAGAACCCAGGAAGAGTCTCCTGACCAAGGCGCTCCATGAAGCTCATCCGGAGCTGTTGGAGGTGGCGCAGACCGAAGCGGCTCGGCTGATAGCAGTCCGACAGCGGGCGGCAGCGTTGGGAGAAGCCGTGCAGACAGCGGCTTTGTTGAGGCTCGGCTGGCACATGACGGAAGCCTATCAGCGCGCCAAACGCGCAGCCGTTGCGCTGGACTATGACGACATGATCCTGCTGGTGCGCGACCTGCTTGATCGCCCTGGTGTCTCTTCCTGGGTTCATTACAAGCTGGACGGCGGCATTGATCATGTCTTGGTCGATGAAGCGCAGGATACCAGCCCGCCGCAGTGGCAGGTAATTGAGGGATTGATCGAAGAGTTCTTCACGGGCATGGGTGCTTCGGAAGATCGCAGCTCGGGTGAGCTCCCGCCGCGCAGCCTATTTGTCGTCGGCGATCCGAAGCAATCGATCTTCGGCTTTCAGGGGGCTGCGCCCAGATTGTTCTCCGAGAAGAACCGAACTTACGAGCAGCGTGCCCGTGAGGCGGAGCGACCGTTTGCGAGCCTGACGTTGGATATGTCCTTTCGCTCAACCCAACCGATCCTTGATGCGGTTGACGCCGTGTTCGACCGGGACGGTATGGAACAAGGCGTCAGTTTCGACGAAACATGGCGGCCTCATAAGGCCTATCGCGCGGGTCAAGCGGGAAGCGTCGAGCTCTGGCCACCTGTCGAACCCGAAGAGGAAACCCCCCTGGATCCCTGGGCTCCGCCTCTGGTGCCGCAGGAGCGCAGACTGCCCCGTACCCGCTTGGCCGAACTGATCGCGGCGAAGATCCACTATTGGACCCGCGACCCCGCTGGAAAATCGGATCCGGCTTGTCGGTTGGCAGCGCGCGATCGCCGACTACGCCCCGGCGACTTCATGGTTCTGGTCCAGCGGCGCAACGCTTTTGTTTCAGAGTTGGTTCGCGCCCTGAAATCCCGTGATGTGCCGGTGGCCGGTGTTGATCGAATGCGCCTCATGGAACAGCTGCCGATCATGGATCTCGTCGCTTTCGGCAACTTCCTCCTGTTGCCGGAGGACGATTTGACACTGGCGACGGTCTTGAAAGGCCCGTTAGTGAACTTTGACGAGCAACAGCTTGCCGAGCTTTGTTGGGCGCGTAAGGGCAGCCTATGGCGCGCGCTGGCGGCCCGCAAGGATGACGATCCGGCCTTTGCGGTCGCGTTCGAGTTTTTGTCCGAGCAATTAGGAAAGGTCGATCATCTCGATCCCTACGAACTCTATCAAGGCCTCTTGAGCGCGAATCAGGGGCGCCGACAGATTCTTGCGCGCCTTGGGCCAGAGGCTAATGACCCGCTGGACGAGTTTCTTGCGCTGGCTTTGGAGTACAGTCGCCAACACGCTCCCAGCTTACAGGGACTGCTGCACTGGCTGAACGCCGACGGGCGCGAAATCAAGCGCGATCTGGAACAGTCCCAAGGCGTCGTCAGAATCATGACCGTGCATGCGGCCAAGGGGCTGCAGGCGCCAGTGGTCTTCCTGCCGGACACCTTCGGGTCCGACAAGCATGATCGCAGCCTGCTTTGGTTGGAGGGAGCGACCAAGGGCGGTAATGAACCGCCACTTTGTCTATTGCCGGGCGCTAGCAAGCAACGCAGCGCCCTCAGCGCTGCACTCCTGGCGGAGAAAGAGACCGAATCCCTGGAGGAGCGTCGTCGCTTGCTTTACGTGGCAATGACCCGCGCCGAGGACAGGCTTATCGTTTGCGGCTACAAGGGCAAGCAGAACAATCGCCGAGAGCCCTGGTATGATCTTGTAAAAGCGGGCCTGGAGGCGATGGACCCGCCCGCAGTCCAACAGGAGTTCGATTTCTCTGAATTTCTGGGAGAGAATGGGTGGCGTGGTCCCGGGCTTGTGATCTCGTCGGACCAGCAGGGCGCGCCAAAGACAGACGCCGGTACCACTGTTAGAAGTCGTCCTGTTGCTTTACCAGATTGGGCGCTGCGGAAGCCTCAGAAGGAATCGAGTCCGTCACGGCCTTTGGCGCCCTCGCGTCCAAGCGAGATCGAACCGGCGGTAATCTCCCCGCTTGGCACAGACGAAACAAGTCGCTTCAAGCGCGGATTGCTGGTGCATAGGCTGTTGCAGACCTTGCCCGACTTGCCAGAAGAGCAACGCCGGGTGCGTGGACTGGCCTTCCTTCAACAACCGCTTCACGGGCTGTCGACGGAAGACGCCGAAGCGCTGCTGGCGGAGACGCTGGCGGTCATCGCCGCGCCGGCGTTTGCGGCGGTTTTTGGACCTGGCAGTCGTGCGGAGGTGCCGGTCACAGGCTGTATCGAAAAATCGGATGGCACGCATGATGTCATTTCCGCGCGGATCGATAGGCTGGTGGTGACGGATAGCGAAGTCTTGATCATCGACTATAAATCCAACCGGCCCGCCGCCAAGACCGAGGCCGACGTGCCGGGAGTTTACCTGCACCAGATGGCGAGCTACCGCGCATTGCTGCTAAAAATTTACCCGAGCAAGGATGTTCGCTGCGCGTTGCTTTGGACGGAAGGACCGCGTCTGATGCAATTAACGCAAGCCAGACTTCTCGAGCACGCTCCTTGA
- the addB gene encoding double-strand break repair protein AddB: MSDEKTRPNVFTLPPERPFADTLALGLSARFAKHPERLADVLLLLPTRRACRSLQEAFLRVSENRPRLLPRLLPLGDLDEEELTLTDPLGLDPEAETTLPPAMSPLARQFHLARLVARWRAGIAGGGQSGGSDAQDLMLAAELGRLLDQVETEGLDFSRLSQLVPEEHADHWQATLRFLEIVTQFWPEIEKEAGSIGAAARRRRLLEWQAKTWRRNPPRHPVIAAGSTGSIPATADLLSVIQGLPEGEVVLPGLDIDCEAETWETISKDPSHPQFGMAKLLKGLGVARTDVQVWNGASVGGEPYGRSQVVNLSLSPAELTHRWIDKGVRFEAENVGRAFTRVQRIDCPGLREEAIVAALALRQVLEEEGRTAALVTPDRDLARRVAVELDRWGIKIDDSAGRPLGGTPVGAYLRLVGRLLAEGPSPLLLLAVLKHPRAAAGMAPAGFRKRVRSFERLVLRGPLPAASLPQLKGLLDDALALAIAEGGEKEIAELRKLETWFAGLCKLLEPIQRVRPAKQPLELLLKDHTALAEALARSDDLSGPDQLWKGDDGEVAATFLRQMLEAAHLYGEVRVRDYAEVFDTLLQGQTVRPRYGLHPRLFIWGPMEARLQRADRLILGGLNEGTWPGDADPGPWMSRPMRAAFGLPSADQSIGLSAHDFAQAMNASEVFLTRSERVGGTPTVPSRWLLRLDTLLAALDVPADLLTRDAAQWLNWAEALDAPESVTPAPPPAPRPPAERRPRKASVTAIERWLRDPYAFYAGSVLGLRKLDDLDAEPGAAERGTLIHELLEGFTRDYPKALPENVEAELEQRMGLLLDKLQRRPALAAYWEPRLQRILEWVVEQEKQRRSATLGIHAELRGSLELKEADGFSLYGKADRIETLKNGSLAILDYKTGTPPNKKEVLEGRAPQLLLEAIMAEADGFAGLQGQKVEELAYWHLSGGATKGSETSIPIDEALVAETRQRLASFVLAYADPDSPFLARPRPGFDLRFNDYAHLARIKEWAADGGEG; this comes from the coding sequence ATGAGCGACGAAAAAACGCGCCCCAATGTCTTCACGCTGCCGCCAGAACGGCCCTTTGCGGACACGCTGGCATTGGGGCTGAGCGCGCGCTTTGCGAAGCACCCCGAAAGGCTTGCCGATGTCTTGCTGCTGCTGCCGACACGCAGAGCCTGTCGAAGCTTGCAGGAAGCCTTTCTCCGGGTTTCCGAAAACCGGCCACGCTTACTTCCCCGCCTTTTGCCGCTGGGCGATCTCGATGAGGAGGAGTTGACCCTGACAGACCCGTTGGGTCTTGATCCAGAGGCGGAAACGACTTTACCACCGGCCATGTCGCCGTTGGCTAGACAGTTCCATTTGGCGCGGCTTGTTGCGCGTTGGCGTGCTGGTATCGCTGGTGGGGGCCAAAGCGGTGGAAGTGACGCGCAAGACCTAATGTTGGCCGCAGAACTTGGCCGCCTGCTGGATCAGGTTGAGACCGAAGGGCTCGATTTTTCGAGGTTGTCTCAATTGGTGCCGGAGGAGCATGCGGATCATTGGCAGGCGACCTTGCGGTTCCTGGAGATCGTAACCCAGTTCTGGCCGGAAATCGAAAAGGAAGCTGGTTCCATCGGGGCGGCGGCAAGAAGACGGCGCCTTCTTGAGTGGCAAGCCAAAACATGGCGCCGCAATCCACCCCGGCACCCCGTCATCGCAGCGGGTTCCACGGGAAGCATTCCCGCGACGGCCGATTTGCTGTCAGTGATCCAGGGCTTGCCGGAAGGTGAGGTCGTGCTGCCGGGTCTGGACATCGATTGTGAGGCCGAGACATGGGAGACCATATCCAAGGATCCAAGCCATCCGCAGTTTGGAATGGCCAAGCTTTTGAAAGGGCTGGGTGTTGCACGTACGGACGTACAGGTATGGAACGGTGCTTCCGTGGGTGGTGAGCCTTACGGGCGAAGCCAAGTCGTAAACCTGAGCCTCTCCCCTGCGGAACTGACCCACCGCTGGATTGACAAGGGAGTCCGCTTTGAAGCCGAGAATGTCGGACGCGCCTTCACGCGCGTCCAGCGCATCGACTGTCCCGGCCTTCGGGAAGAAGCGATAGTGGCAGCATTGGCTTTGCGTCAAGTGTTGGAGGAAGAGGGCCGTACGGCTGCGCTCGTGACGCCGGATCGTGATCTGGCACGGCGGGTGGCGGTGGAGCTGGATCGTTGGGGTATCAAGATCGATGATTCCGCAGGACGGCCGCTCGGCGGCACACCAGTCGGCGCTTACCTGCGGTTGGTCGGACGTCTGCTGGCAGAGGGGCCGTCGCCGCTTTTGCTTCTGGCGGTGCTGAAGCACCCCAGGGCCGCGGCGGGCATGGCACCGGCTGGATTTCGCAAACGCGTTCGCAGCTTCGAGAGGCTGGTGTTGCGCGGACCGCTCCCAGCGGCCAGCCTGCCGCAGCTAAAGGGTTTGCTCGATGATGCTCTCGCTCTGGCGATTGCCGAGGGCGGCGAAAAGGAGATTGCCGAGCTTCGCAAGCTAGAGACTTGGTTTGCCGGGCTCTGCAAACTTCTGGAGCCGATTCAACGGGTCCGCCCCGCCAAGCAGCCGCTTGAACTCCTGTTGAAGGATCACACGGCCTTGGCAGAGGCTTTGGCACGCAGCGACGACCTAAGCGGGCCGGATCAACTTTGGAAGGGCGATGACGGTGAGGTCGCCGCGACCTTCTTGCGCCAGATGCTGGAGGCCGCGCACCTCTACGGCGAGGTGCGCGTCAGGGACTATGCGGAGGTCTTCGATACACTGCTGCAGGGGCAGACTGTTCGTCCGCGTTACGGCCTGCACCCGCGATTGTTTATCTGGGGCCCGATGGAAGCGCGCCTGCAAAGGGCGGATCGGTTGATCCTGGGCGGCCTGAACGAGGGGACCTGGCCGGGGGATGCCGATCCGGGCCCCTGGATGAGCCGGCCCATGCGCGCAGCCTTCGGGTTACCGTCCGCCGACCAGTCGATCGGGCTATCCGCGCACGATTTCGCCCAGGCGATGAACGCCTCGGAAGTTTTTTTGACCCGCTCCGAGCGCGTCGGGGGGACGCCGACGGTTCCCTCGCGCTGGCTGCTGCGGTTGGATACCTTGCTGGCGGCTTTGGACGTACCTGCGGACCTATTGACCAGGGATGCTGCCCAATGGCTGAACTGGGCCGAGGCGTTGGACGCCCCAGAAAGCGTCACGCCAGCGCCGCCGCCGGCGCCGAGACCACCCGCCGAGCGCAGACCCCGCAAGGCTTCCGTTACGGCCATCGAACGATGGTTGCGCGACCCTTACGCCTTCTATGCGGGCTCTGTGCTGGGATTGCGCAAGCTCGACGACCTTGATGCGGAGCCGGGCGCCGCAGAACGCGGCACCTTGATTCACGAACTTCTTGAAGGCTTCACCAGAGATTATCCGAAGGCCCTTCCGGAGAATGTGGAAGCGGAATTGGAGCAGCGGATGGGATTGCTCCTCGACAAGTTGCAGCGCAGGCCGGCTTTGGCGGCCTACTGGGAACCGCGATTGCAACGCATCCTCGAATGGGTTGTTGAGCAGGAAAAGCAACGGCGGTCCGCAACCCTGGGGATTCATGCAGAGCTGCGAGGGAGCCTTGAACTCAAGGAAGCAGACGGTTTCTCGTTGTACGGCAAGGCCGACCGCATCGAGACGTTGAAAAACGGTTCCCTGGCGATTCTCGACTACAAGACTGGGACGCCACCGAACAAGAAAGAGGTCTTGGAGGGACGTGCACCGCAGCTTCTGTTGGAGGCGATTATGGCAGAGGCCGACGGTTTCGCGGGCTTGCAGGGCCAAAAGGTCGAAGAACTGGCCTATTGGCATCTGTCGGGCGGCGCGACGAAGGGAAGCGAGACATCGATCCCTATAGACGAAGCCCTGGTGGCCGAAACGCGCCAGCGCCTGGCCTCATTTGTGCTTGCATATGCTGATCCGGACAGCCCTTTTCTGGCCCGACCGCGGCCGGGCTTTGATCTGCGCTTCAACGATTATGCCCATCTAGCCCGCATCAAAGAGTGGGCCGCGGACGGTGGAGAAGGCTAG